The sequence ctcccccGGCCTCGGCGGCCGCTCGCCGATACAGGCGGCGTGGTAAGCCTTCGGGCACACCatgcagtgcagcagcggctccatTGGATACATGatgccaccgcagcagaagcagctgTGCGTCTGCTTGGGCGGCGAGGCAAGtccacggccaccgccacggatTCCCGCGGTagccgcagcgccttgcAGACCTTTTTTCACCACACGTAGGAGGTCCTTCACCATCGCGTCCGCCGCCGTTTGGCTAGCGCTACTGTTGCTGCCCTCTGCCCCGTCGGAGGGGCGCAGTAAAGTCGGTGAAGAAACAGAGGATCCGTCGGTCTGCTGCTTCGCGTGTTGCTTTTCGTCGAGCTGCTGAAACATTTCGCGAATGTCGTCCGCGGTGATGCACGGGGTattggcgccgtcgtcggcacaGCGGCCGCGCCCACGCGCGCCGTGACGCTGGCCTCCTTCGACGATGAAGTCGCCGAGGTACGCCTTGCGGGCTGCAATGTCGCGGATATGCTCCTCGATGGTGCCTTGCAGGCACAACCGGTATACGTGCACGGTGCGTGTTTGACCGATGCGGTGCGCCCGGTCCGCTGCCTGCCGATCAAGCTGCGGGTTGAAGTGTGCGTCGAAGAGAATCACCGTGTCAGCGCCGGTGAGGGTGACGCCGACGCCcccggcggtggtggtgaccagaaagagaaagcacgaggaggcggggtGGTTGTAGCGCAACATCGACAGCTCCCGCTCGACTCGGTTGCAGCTGCCGTCAAGCCGCTCGTAGCTGTGGCCGCGCAGGTGGCACATGGCTTCGAGCAGATCCAGCGTTGTGGTGAAGTTCGAGAAGATCAGGCAGCGGTGTCCTTGTGCcttcagctgcggcagcagcgtgtcgAGGTAGCGCATCTTGGCGCTGGGGTCGAtgaggtgcgccgcgtccaTGGGCACTCCGGCAGCTCGCATGCGTTTCTCGGCTGACTCCTGCGACCCGTGCGTGCGCCCCTTGTCCGCCagcagacgcagcgccaGTGGGTGGTTGCACACGGCCCTCTGGTGGCTGAGGTGGCCATGCAGTTGATGGCCAGTGCTACTTTCCTGCAGAGCGTGTGCTGTCAGCAAggagagcagctgcagctgtaTGTCGGTCGGCACCAGCTTCGTCAGCGGCTCATCCACGCGAGGCGGGATGCCGAGCTCCATGTCTGCCttggtgcggcgcagcatgaTGTACTGCAGCACCTTGGCACACTCCTCCGCCTGCCGCACCGGGTCGCGCGCTCGTGGATCGTAGGAGGCCATGAGCCAGGGGTAGAGAAAGCTCATCAGACTCCACACTTCCTGCACGTTGTTGTGCACTGGCGTGCCCGTCACCGCGACCCGGTAGCATGCTGTGAGCTTCCGTGACGCGGACGTGATGGCCGTGTCGTGCGCCTTGAGCACGTGCGCCTCGTCCACCACGACCGTCACCCACGCGCGCTTACGGAAGAAGCGCTTAtcgaggtggaggagcgccggcgtcgtcacGAATACGGCGTGGCGGTTGTGGCGGCCGGAGCTGATGGCGGCGCGTGTACGGCGCTCACCGTGGTACTTCAAcacccgcagctgcggtgcccACCGCGCCAGCTCACGCGTCCAGCTCGTCAGTGTGGAAAGAGGGGCGACGATGAGGTGTGGACCGTCGATgttgtgcagctgcttcagggTGTGTAGGAAGGCGGACACCTGCGCAGTCTTGCCGAGGCCCATGTCATCACCGAGGATAGCTGACATGCCGCGATGGAAGTGGCTCAGGAGGAACTGCACGCCCTCCACCTGGTaggagcgcagcgcgcaccccGGCAGGGCTCCCACTGTCTCGCTCGTAAtggacagcggcgcggcgtgcagcaccggccgcagcgcatcgtcggcggcgatgcggtcCAGTGCGCGGTCCTTGAAGAAGGGCTCGAAGGCGGCGAAAAGGTCGGCACTGTGGTGCAGCTCCCACTCCAGCTGGCGTTGGAAGTAACGTGCGATGGTCTCTCGCGTCGCTGAGGACGACGTTTGCCAGGCGAGGCTACccaccgcacacgcactggAGGTGCCCACGACGCCGTTGCTAACTTGCCCaggtgacgacgacgacaacggcggcgaggggGCCTGCTGCGCACGAGCCACGTCCTCCAGCATGGCGTCCGCCTCGCGCACCTGCTTTGCCTTCTGCGAGCCCAGCAGTAGCTCGAGTTCATCATCGGCGTCCTCCGAGGCTGCGCGGCATGTGAGGAGCCTCTttgccgccggcgcgtccATCGCCGACTGAGACGGAGCGGGAGAGGACGATAtccccactgccgcctcgcgAGACCTCTTCAATGACGGTGCACGCTGGTGTGTGCTCACCGACGATGCGGTGACGGTCATCCTCTCCGTTGCACCAGCGTCCGACTTTCGCTGACGCCGGTAACACAGGTCGCCGGCTGCGTTCGGTGAGACGCACGAAGGCTGAACCTGCGCTTCGGCCGCGTCCTCGGGTGATTGACCTCCACCCTGCGAAGGCGTGTGGCCCTCTACTTCGCTGAACTGCTtcgacgaggtggcggtggttggtgc is a genomic window of Leishmania donovani BPK282A1 complete genome, chromosome 25 containing:
- a CDS encoding helicase-like protein, putative codes for the protein MNLDNYFAKFLQKGSGRSAIGGKLEEVTPSSAAAAGVCVPVAPTTATSSKQFSEVEGHTPSQGGGQSPEDAAEAQVQPSCVSPNAAGDLCYRRQRKSDAGATERMTVTASSVSTHQRAPSLKRSREAAVGISSSPAPSQSAMDAPAAKRLLTCRAASEDADDELELLLGSQKAKQVREADAMLEDVARAQQAPSPPLSSSSPGQVSNGVVGTSSACAVGSLAWQTSSSATRETIARYFQRQLEWELHHSADLFAAFEPFFKDRALDRIAADDALRPVLHAAPLSITSETVGALPGCALRSYQVEGVQFLLSHFHRGMSAILGDDMGLGKTAQVSAFLHTLKQLHNIDGPHLIVAPLSTLTSWTRELARWAPQLRVLKYHGERRTRAAISSGRHNRHAVFVTTPALLHLDKRFFRKRAWVTVVVDEAHVLKAHDTAITSASRKLTACYRVAVTGTPVHNNVQEVWSLMSFLYPWLMASYDPRARDPVRQAEECAKVLQYIMLRRTKADMELGIPPRVDEPLTKLVPTDIQLQLLSLLTAHALQESSTGHQLHGHLSHQRAVCNHPLALRLLADKGRTHGSQESAEKRMRAAGVPMDAAHLIDPSAKMRYLDTLLPQLKAQGHRCLIFSNFTTTLDLLEAMCHLRGHSYERLDGSCNRVERELSMLRYNHPASSCFLFLVTTTAGGVGVTLTGADTVILFDAHFNPQLDRQAADRAHRIGQTRTVHVYRLCLQGTIEEHIRDIAARKAYLGDFIVEGGQRHGARGRGRCADDGANTPCITADDIREMFQQLDEKQHAKQQTDGSSVSSPTLLRPSDGAEGSNSSASQTAADAMVKDLLRVVKKGLQGAAATAGIRGGGRGLASPPKQTHSCFCCGGIMYPMEPLLHCMVCPKAYHAACIGERPPRPGEAVKRFWSCPRHECFLCGKQQAADGAIFMCDACPRSFCFDCLDPRYLEMDASGARLLHIRDTYAGMEEEEVEPRRSCYYVTCLRCCGLLSSSSSASEDTDEVDSDEDDVGGCGTATAVDSDGLASVDGHGDASVEDGDN